One stretch of Lacimicrobium alkaliphilum DNA includes these proteins:
- the epd gene encoding erythrose-4-phosphate dehydrogenase, which yields MLRIAINGFGRIGRNVLRALYESGRNSQIQVVAINELAKPEGVAHLLKYDTSHGRFAFDVRLDGTILNVAGDPIRLLQHADIAALPWSELDVDIVLECTGVFGDRADGEQHLAQGAKKVLFSQPCGPDMDATVIYGINDDMLKATDRIVSNGSCTTNCIVPVIQALDLAFGVDSGTITTIHASMHDQQVIDAYHDDLRRTRAASQSIIPVDTKLARGIERILPKFAGRFEAIAVRVPTINVTAMDLSVTLNQKVNIAQVNQALMQAREGRLAGILGYTEEPLVSCDFNHDPHSAIVDGTQTRVSHNCLVKTLVWCDNEWGFANRMLDTAMAMGAR from the coding sequence ATGTTACGTATTGCCATTAATGGTTTTGGCCGGATTGGCCGCAATGTGTTGCGGGCCCTTTATGAAAGTGGGCGTAACAGCCAGATCCAGGTGGTCGCGATCAATGAGCTGGCCAAACCCGAAGGGGTGGCGCATCTGCTTAAGTATGATACTTCTCACGGGCGTTTCGCCTTCGATGTGCGTCTCGATGGCACCATTTTGAATGTGGCTGGCGACCCGATCCGTCTATTGCAGCATGCAGATATTGCAGCATTGCCCTGGTCGGAACTGGATGTGGATATTGTACTTGAATGCACCGGTGTGTTTGGTGACCGCGCCGACGGTGAGCAGCATCTTGCCCAGGGGGCGAAGAAGGTGCTGTTTTCACAGCCCTGTGGCCCGGATATGGACGCGACGGTGATCTATGGCATTAACGACGACATGCTTAAGGCCACAGATCGTATTGTCTCCAATGGTTCCTGCACGACCAACTGTATTGTGCCGGTGATTCAGGCACTGGATCTGGCTTTTGGTGTGGACAGCGGCACTATTACCACTATTCACGCCTCCATGCATGACCAGCAGGTGATTGATGCCTATCATGATGACCTGCGCCGTACCCGCGCTGCCAGCCAGTCTATTATTCCGGTGGATACCAAGCTGGCCCGTGGTATCGAACGTATTCTGCCGAAATTTGCCGGTCGCTTTGAAGCCATTGCCGTGCGTGTCCCGACTATTAATGTTACCGCCATGGATCTCAGTGTAACCTTAAATCAGAAGGTTAATATCGCGCAGGTCAATCAGGCCCTGATGCAGGCCAGAGAAGGCCGCCTGGCAGGGATTCTCGGTTATACCGAAGAGCCACTGGTGTCCTGTGACTTTAACCATGATCCCCATTCCGCCATCGTTGATGGTACCCAGACCCGGGTCAGTCACAATTGCCTGGTAAAAACTCTGGTCTGGTGTGATAACGAATGGGGCTTTGCCAATCGTATGCTGGATACAGCCATGGCCATGGGGGCGCGTTAG
- the metK gene encoding methionine adenosyltransferase has translation MAKHLFTSESVSEGHPDKVADQISDAVLDAILKQDPKARVACETFVKTGMVLVGGEINTTAWVDIEQLVRDTVRDIGYTHSDMGFDADSCAVLNAIGKQSPDINQGVDRTRPEDQGAGDQGLMFGYATNETDVLMPAPITYAHRLVKRQAEVRKNGTLNWLRPDAKSQVTFAYENGQPVSIDAVVLSTQHSESISTADLTEAVMEEIIKPVLPSQWLNANTKYFINPTGRFVIGGPMGDCGLTGRKIIVDTYGGMARHGGGAFSGKDPSKVDRSATYAGRYVAKNIVAAGLADKCEIQVSYAIGVAEPTSINVDTFGTGKVDEARLIELIREFFDLRPYGLLKMLDLERPIYQATAAYGHFGRDAFPWEATDKADALRSAAGI, from the coding sequence ATGGCAAAACATCTGTTTACCTCCGAGTCTGTATCCGAGGGGCACCCCGATAAGGTGGCAGACCAGATCTCCGATGCCGTACTGGACGCCATTTTAAAGCAGGATCCTAAAGCCAGAGTCGCCTGTGAGACTTTTGTTAAAACCGGCATGGTGCTGGTAGGCGGCGAGATTAATACCACCGCCTGGGTGGATATTGAGCAACTGGTACGGGATACCGTGCGTGATATTGGCTACACCCACTCGGATATGGGTTTCGATGCCGACTCCTGCGCCGTGCTTAATGCCATCGGCAAACAGAGCCCGGATATCAACCAGGGAGTAGACAGAACCCGCCCGGAAGATCAGGGCGCAGGTGATCAGGGCCTGATGTTTGGTTACGCTACCAATGAAACCGATGTGCTGATGCCCGCGCCTATTACCTATGCTCACCGGCTGGTAAAACGCCAGGCCGAAGTGCGTAAAAACGGCACACTCAACTGGCTGCGTCCCGATGCCAAGAGTCAGGTGACCTTTGCCTATGAAAATGGTCAGCCGGTCAGTATTGATGCAGTGGTGCTCTCTACCCAGCACAGTGAAAGCATCAGCACAGCCGATCTGACCGAGGCGGTGATGGAAGAAATCATCAAACCGGTATTACCCTCGCAGTGGCTGAATGCCAACACCAAATATTTTATTAACCCCACTGGCCGCTTTGTGATTGGCGGCCCAATGGGGGATTGCGGTCTCACCGGACGTAAGATCATCGTCGATACCTATGGCGGCATGGCCCGCCATGGTGGCGGAGCCTTTTCCGGTAAAGATCCTTCAAAGGTTGATCGCTCAGCCACCTATGCCGGGCGTTATGTGGCCAAGAATATCGTTGCGGCGGGTCTGGCGGATAAATGCGAGATACAGGTGTCCTACGCCATTGGTGTGGCCGAACCTACCTCAATTAATGTGGATACCTTCGGCACCGGCAAGGTGGATGAGGCCCGTCTGATTGAGCTAATCAGAGAGTTTTTCGACCTGCGCCCCTATGGCCTGCTGAAAATGCTCGATCTGGAGCGCCCCATCTATCAGGCCACCGCCGCATATGGTCACTTTGGCCGCGATGCTTTCCCCTGGGAAGCGACCGACAAAGCCGACGCCCTGCGCAGTGCTGCTGGTATTTAA
- a CDS encoding autotransporter assembly complex protein TamA: MLISTTAIGEEIMTLKIEGVTDAQRENIRAHLGAFPEQQSQLNRFLAKMPHRSEQALIALGYNNAGIDLQIEREVKPVQVTLMVTPGDPTLITELDLKVNIDNDKDEGFGDILQRIRNHKGKVLNHGRYESWKSEIHNYARNHGYLSGKWKETQLLIDKGQQKARIVLHYDAGARFRLGEIEFSGSSLSPELLARLSPLQEDEYYQISQLSKLESALRKSGYFGEVQVVPKINQSEDHRVPIQVNLSDASRHSFQVGLGYVTDTGPRAQFNWQTPRVNRHGHSQQTMLRYSTVNPYLNFLYQIPGEDPNNQHYQLRLGFEKNDFGDLTSTQQHAAVVRQDIKGRWIFSSQVRWLSEQWSLDGSDFDGNYLLPGISLSRTRRQGPVRDPSSGFLQSYQLEATDDALGSSGRLLRATAFWKWLDSWGNHRLVIRGQAGANITGIDSSEDLAPSLRFFAGGDQSIRGFAYNSLGPTITVDTDDDTDDQKVVGGKMLAVASVEYQYYLNDNWRIALFTDAGNAFNRGDFELKQSVGTGLHWLSPVGAIRLEVAYGIDEDNPRFHISMGAEL, encoded by the coding sequence GTGCTGATATCGACAACCGCGATCGGCGAAGAAATCATGACCCTCAAGATTGAGGGCGTGACCGATGCCCAAAGGGAAAATATCCGCGCTCACCTGGGGGCATTTCCTGAACAACAAAGCCAGCTCAACAGATTTCTGGCCAAAATGCCACATCGCAGTGAGCAGGCTCTTATCGCTCTTGGCTACAATAATGCCGGGATTGATCTGCAGATAGAACGTGAGGTAAAGCCCGTTCAGGTAACGCTGATGGTCACTCCCGGCGATCCGACCCTGATCACCGAACTGGATCTGAAAGTAAACATTGATAACGATAAGGATGAGGGTTTCGGGGACATCTTGCAGCGTATCCGCAATCATAAGGGTAAAGTGCTGAACCATGGCCGCTATGAAAGCTGGAAAAGTGAAATCCATAATTATGCCCGCAATCATGGCTACCTGAGTGGCAAATGGAAGGAAACACAATTACTTATAGATAAAGGTCAGCAAAAGGCCAGAATAGTGCTGCATTATGATGCCGGGGCCAGATTCCGGCTGGGTGAGATTGAGTTTAGCGGTTCATCACTGTCACCGGAATTATTAGCGCGGTTATCACCTCTGCAGGAAGATGAATATTATCAGATATCACAACTGAGCAAGCTGGAGTCAGCTTTGCGCAAATCCGGCTATTTCGGTGAAGTTCAGGTTGTCCCTAAAATCAATCAGTCAGAGGATCACCGGGTACCGATTCAGGTCAACCTCAGTGATGCCAGTCGCCACAGCTTTCAGGTCGGTCTTGGCTATGTCACCGATACCGGACCCCGGGCACAATTCAACTGGCAAACTCCGCGGGTAAACCGTCATGGGCACAGCCAGCAAACTATGCTGCGCTATTCCACCGTCAACCCTTATCTCAACTTTTTGTATCAGATACCGGGTGAGGATCCTAATAACCAGCACTATCAATTACGCCTGGGTTTTGAAAAAAACGACTTCGGTGATCTGACCAGCACACAACAACACGCCGCTGTGGTCAGACAAGACATCAAAGGGCGATGGATATTCAGCTCCCAGGTACGCTGGCTGTCGGAGCAGTGGTCACTGGATGGCAGCGATTTTGATGGAAATTATCTGTTGCCGGGTATCAGTTTATCGCGAACCCGCCGACAAGGGCCGGTGCGGGATCCTTCATCAGGTTTTTTGCAAAGCTACCAACTCGAAGCCACAGATGATGCGCTCGGTTCCAGCGGGCGACTGCTCAGGGCCACCGCATTCTGGAAATGGCTGGACAGTTGGGGCAACCACAGACTGGTGATACGCGGGCAAGCCGGAGCCAACATAACAGGGATTGATAGTAGTGAAGATTTAGCGCCCTCGTTGCGCTTCTTTGCCGGCGGTGATCAGAGCATCAGAGGCTTCGCCTATAACAGCCTGGGCCCGACTATTACCGTTGATACGGATGACGACACTGATGATCAAAAAGTGGTGGGCGGAAAAATGCTGGCTGTCGCCTCTGTAGAGTATCAGTATTACCTCAATGACAACTGGCGCATAGCCCTGTTTACCGATGCCGGTAATGCCTTTAACCGCGGCGATTTTGAGCTTAAACAATCGGTGGGAACCGGGCTGCACTGGCTTTCTCCTGTTGGCGCCATTCGTCTGGAAGTGGCATATGGCATCGACGAAGATAATCCGCGATTTCATATCAGTATGGGGGCGGAACTCTGA
- a CDS encoding M48 family metallopeptidase: MWFRIISILLLCTVFLSACTTSPTGRKTIKLYSSAQLADMGTQAFDSMKSEQKVSSKAVENKYVRCVAEHIARQVPQSVFSGDWEVVVFDEDQINAFALPGGKIGVYTGLLKVAENQHQLAAVVGHEVAHVIAEHGNERMSSGTLINLGMEATNQILQNQQVAQTPMIMGAIGLGVQVGVQLPFSRTHESEADIIGLDLMAKAGFDPQQSVNLWQNMAKASGGQRQPEFLSTHPAPDSRIKLLQQNMASANNAYQRSTSKPDCRP; the protein is encoded by the coding sequence ATGTGGTTCCGTATAATCAGCATTTTACTTCTGTGTACAGTATTTTTAAGTGCCTGTACCACCTCTCCTACCGGCCGCAAAACCATTAAGCTCTATTCTTCGGCGCAACTGGCGGATATGGGCACCCAGGCCTTTGACAGCATGAAAAGCGAACAGAAAGTTTCTTCCAAAGCGGTAGAAAACAAGTATGTGCGCTGTGTTGCCGAGCATATTGCCCGTCAGGTACCACAGAGCGTGTTTTCAGGCGACTGGGAAGTGGTGGTCTTCGATGAAGATCAAATCAATGCGTTCGCGCTGCCGGGCGGTAAAATTGGTGTGTATACAGGGCTGTTGAAGGTGGCCGAGAATCAACATCAGTTAGCCGCGGTCGTTGGCCATGAAGTGGCTCACGTGATTGCCGAGCATGGCAACGAGCGGATGTCGAGCGGCACGCTGATTAACCTGGGAATGGAAGCCACCAATCAAATCCTACAAAATCAGCAGGTGGCACAGACTCCGATGATTATGGGTGCCATTGGCCTGGGTGTTCAGGTGGGCGTGCAGTTGCCCTTTAGCCGCACCCATGAGTCTGAAGCCGACATTATCGGCCTGGATCTGATGGCAAAAGCCGGTTTTGATCCACAGCAATCCGTTAACCTGTGGCAAAATATGGCTAAAGCCAGCGGCGGCCAGCGCCAGCCGGAATTTCTCTCTACTCACCCGGCCCCGGACAGCCGTATAAAACTGCTACAACAAAATATGGCCAGCGCCAACAACGCCTATCAGCGCAGCACCAGTAAGCCGGATTGCCGCCCCTAG
- a CDS encoding mechanosensitive ion channel family protein, translated as MFETERMAEMVDTYLIPWGINIALALLIFVIGRIVVGIVVGLFGKVMARSKYDDMLVSFIKSIINALLMLFVIIASLDQLGVDTTSLVAIFGAAGLAIGLSMKDSLQNFAAGVLLLVFRPFKAGDYVEAAGTAGSVKHIGIFTTIFNTPDNKMVIVPNGAIYGDNIVNYSAMDTRRVDMVVGISYDSDLRKAKQILLEMLEADERVLKDPTPQVAVSELADSSVNFVVRPWAKTSDYWGLKFDFTEAVKLRFDEEGIGIPFPQMDVHVHKNEQEVEEKASE; from the coding sequence ATGTTTGAAACAGAAAGAATGGCCGAGATGGTAGATACCTATCTGATTCCATGGGGAATCAATATTGCACTGGCCCTGCTTATTTTTGTGATTGGTCGTATTGTGGTGGGAATTGTTGTTGGTCTGTTTGGCAAAGTCATGGCCCGCTCCAAGTACGACGACATGTTGGTGAGTTTTATTAAGTCCATCATCAACGCGTTGTTGATGTTGTTTGTGATCATTGCGTCTTTAGATCAGTTGGGTGTGGATACCACATCTCTGGTGGCTATATTTGGTGCTGCCGGCCTGGCGATTGGTTTGTCGATGAAGGATTCGCTGCAGAACTTCGCAGCCGGGGTCTTGTTACTGGTGTTTCGCCCCTTTAAGGCCGGGGATTATGTGGAAGCGGCCGGAACTGCCGGCTCAGTCAAGCATATCGGTATTTTTACCACTATTTTTAACACTCCGGACAATAAAATGGTAATCGTGCCTAACGGCGCCATTTATGGCGACAATATTGTTAACTACTCGGCCATGGATACCCGGCGGGTCGATATGGTGGTGGGTATCAGCTATGACAGCGACTTACGCAAAGCCAAACAGATTTTGCTGGAGATGCTTGAGGCCGATGAACGGGTGCTCAAAGATCCTACGCCTCAGGTGGCAGTTTCTGAGTTGGCAGACAGCAGCGTTAATTTTGTTGTGCGACCCTGGGCAAAAACCTCAGATTACTGGGGACTTAAATTTGATTTTACTGAGGCAGTAAAACTGCGCTTTGACGAAGAAGGCATTGGCATTCCGTTCCCGCAAATGGATGTGCATGTGCATAAAAATGAGCAGGAAGTGGAAGAAAAAGCGTCAGAATAA
- the tkt gene encoding transketolase gives MSQSTEVSRRQLANAIRALSMDAVQKAKSGHPGAPMGMADIAQVLWCDFLNHNPANPDWANRDRFVLSNGHGSMLVYSLLHLSGYDLPMEEIKNFRQLHSRTPGHPEYGYAPGVETTTGPLGQGISNAVGMAIAEKTLAAQFNRQDHEIIDHYTYCFLGDGCLMEGVSHESCSLAGTLGLGKLIAFWDDNGISIDGEVEGWFTDDTPARFRAYGWQVIEAVDGHDSEQIKAAIEEARAQTSKPTLICTKTIIGFGSPNKSGSHDCHGAPLGDDEIAAAREYLNWPYAPFEVPAEIYSGWDAKAAGAEREQNWNEQLAAYVSAYPELAAELQRRLKGELPADFAQKAEAFIQACQDKSEDIASRKASQNSIEAFASILPEVIGGSADLAGSNLTLWSGAKGLSAEDASGNYIYYGVREFGMSAIMNGIGLHGGFRAYGATFLMFMEYARNAVRMSALMGIPNIFVYTHDSIGQGEDGPTHQPIEQLANLRLTPNMHTWRPCDGAETATAWKAALERTDGPSALVFSRQGLKAQARNAQQLADIARGGYVLVDCDGSADVILIATGSEVAITVQAAAQLREQGKKVRVVSMPSTSVFDQQDDEYKESVLPSNITRRVAVEAAHVDFWHKYTGFNGAVVGMTTFGESAPGGALMEHFGFTADKVAQAALNLLN, from the coding sequence ATGTCCCAGAGCACTGAAGTCAGTCGTCGACAGTTAGCCAATGCCATCCGTGCCCTCTCTATGGATGCAGTCCAGAAAGCCAAATCCGGTCACCCCGGTGCGCCCATGGGGATGGCGGATATTGCCCAGGTATTGTGGTGTGATTTTCTCAATCACAATCCTGCCAATCCGGACTGGGCTAACAGGGATCGTTTTGTGCTGTCCAATGGTCATGGTTCGATGCTGGTTTATTCGCTGTTGCACCTAAGTGGTTACGACCTGCCCATGGAAGAGATCAAAAACTTCCGTCAACTGCATTCCAGAACACCTGGTCACCCGGAATATGGCTATGCGCCCGGTGTGGAAACCACCACCGGACCACTGGGTCAGGGGATCAGCAATGCAGTGGGTATGGCGATTGCGGAAAAGACGCTGGCTGCGCAGTTTAATCGTCAGGACCATGAGATTATTGACCACTATACCTATTGCTTCCTGGGAGACGGCTGTCTGATGGAAGGGGTGTCTCACGAAAGTTGTTCTCTTGCAGGCACGCTGGGGCTGGGCAAACTGATTGCCTTTTGGGATGACAACGGCATTTCTATCGACGGTGAAGTAGAAGGCTGGTTTACCGATGATACACCTGCACGCTTCCGTGCTTATGGCTGGCAGGTGATTGAGGCTGTGGACGGCCATGATTCTGAGCAGATCAAGGCCGCTATCGAGGAAGCAAGGGCACAAACCAGCAAGCCCACGCTGATCTGTACCAAGACCATTATCGGTTTTGGCTCACCGAATAAATCCGGCAGCCATGATTGCCATGGTGCACCCCTGGGTGATGATGAAATTGCCGCCGCCCGTGAATACCTGAACTGGCCCTATGCACCTTTCGAGGTACCAGCAGAAATTTATTCCGGCTGGGATGCCAAAGCAGCGGGCGCTGAGCGCGAGCAGAACTGGAACGAACAACTGGCCGCCTATGTCAGCGCTTATCCTGAACTGGCGGCAGAACTCCAAAGACGCCTCAAAGGTGAACTGCCAGCTGATTTTGCACAAAAAGCAGAAGCCTTTATTCAGGCCTGCCAGGACAAGAGCGAAGATATTGCCAGCCGCAAGGCTTCACAAAACAGCATCGAAGCCTTTGCCTCTATTTTGCCGGAGGTTATTGGTGGCTCGGCGGATCTGGCCGGCTCTAACCTGACCTTGTGGTCCGGTGCCAAAGGCCTCAGCGCCGAAGATGCCAGCGGTAATTATATTTACTACGGTGTGCGCGAATTCGGCATGAGCGCGATTATGAACGGTATTGGCCTGCATGGTGGTTTCCGTGCTTACGGCGCTACCTTTCTGATGTTTATGGAATATGCCCGCAATGCCGTGCGCATGTCGGCACTGATGGGGATCCCGAATATTTTTGTTTATACCCATGATTCTATCGGTCAGGGGGAAGATGGCCCGACCCATCAGCCGATTGAGCAACTGGCGAATCTGCGTCTGACCCCCAATATGCACACCTGGCGCCCCTGTGATGGCGCAGAAACTGCCACGGCCTGGAAAGCGGCGCTGGAGCGCACCGACGGCCCCAGTGCGCTGGTATTCAGCCGTCAGGGCCTTAAAGCCCAGGCCCGTAATGCACAGCAGCTTGCTGATATTGCCCGTGGTGGCTATGTGCTTGTGGATTGTGACGGCAGCGCAGATGTAATCCTGATTGCCACTGGCTCTGAGGTGGCGATTACGGTGCAGGCCGCAGCACAATTGCGCGAGCAGGGTAAAAAAGTGCGGGTCGTTTCCATGCCCAGCACCAGCGTGTTCGATCAGCAGGATGATGAATATAAAGAGTCGGTATTGCCTTCAAACATAACCCGCCGTGTGGCTGTGGAAGCCGCTCATGTGGATTTCTGGCACAAATATACCGGTTTTAACGGCGCAGTGGTGGGCATGACAACCTTTGGTGAATCAGCGCCGGGTGGTGCGTTGATGGAGCACTTTGGCTTTACAGCTGACAAGGTGGCACAGGCTGCGCTGAACTTGCTCAACTGA